Genomic DNA from Pelosinus sp. IPA-1:
CTGCAATGGATATTTTGTTTTTACCTTAGATACCCAAATGCCAGATGTTTTAACTCATGGAAGAATGTTTGCTCCAGCAATTGGTATTGTTGAAGATCCTGTGACGGGTAACGCTAACGGACCTCTTGGGGCATACCTAATAAAGCATGATTTGGTAAAGCATAATCATCGTTCTTTTTCGTTTAAAGGGGAACAAGGCACGGCAATTGGTCGTAGTGGAATCGTAGAAGTCCAGGTAAAGATGAAAGACGGCGAACCAGTAGAGGTTAAAATTGGCGGCAGAGCAGTCATTCTTTTTCAAACTACGATTGAGTTGTAATAATAAAGAACGGAGCAGGCTAGTAGGGAATTCTTATTTATAGGAGGCTAGTTATGTTGAAAGAGTTTAGCATCCAAACTCCTTCTGAAGGTTTTGTTACTATTACTAAGCAGGTGGCCCAGATTGTAGAGCAGTGTCATGGAGAGAAAAGTCTATGTCATGTGTTTGTTCCTCATACAACAGCCGGGGTAACGATAAATGAAAATGCTGATCCAGATGTGGTAAAGGATATGTTGCTTGCTCTAAATCACATGGTTCCAGATCTAGCTTATCAGCATGGTGAAGGAAATTCGCCAGCCCATGTGAAAGCTTCTCTAATTGGATCATCCGTCAGTATCCCTATTATGAATGGAACTTTGTACTTGGGCACTTGGCAGGGAATCTATTTTTGTGAGTTTGATGGGCCTAGGCAGAGAAAGTTTTGCGTAAACATTTTATAAATTTGATGTATTCTTGGAGACTGTTAGTTATAGATCTATAAAATATTTTCAGAAGAGAGTAGACTTTCTTTAGAATTAGGAATAGTATAACAAAGAAGGTAATATTAGTATTGGAAAATTTAAAGAATAAATATTCTTTCTTTGGAGGCACAGACGATAAAGATTTGCCAAGTTAATCTTTTGTGTTATAATGAACTATAACAAAATATTTCTTATTTCCTGCAAGGGGAGTAGCTTTACGGTACATGTCGTCATTACGGGTATTATCTCCGGCTGTACTGTCAATAATATTATTGATGCAAGACCTTGTCTCTTAGGAGACAAGGTCTGTTTTGTATATAGTTTTAGAGGAGGTCTTTATAATGTTTACTAATATGTTTGGAGCTGAGTTTTTTACTGCTCTTTTGTCAATTATAGCCATTGATATTGTATTAGCTGGTGATAATGCAGTCGTAATTGCGCTAGCATCGCGGAAATTGCCAGAGGAGCAGCGAAACAAAGCAATTTACTGGGGGACTTTCGGTGCCATTATCATTCGTGCACTAATGACGATAGTTGCCTTATGGTTGCTTCGTATTCCCTATTTACAAGCCCTTGGTGGTATTTTATTGATTCCTGTAGCAATTAAACTAGTTAAGCAAGAGGATTCCCATGAGAATATCAGTGCTTCTACCAGCCTTGCAGGGGCGATTCAGACAATTATTGTAGCAGATGCAATTATGGGGATTGATAATGTGATTGCTGTTGCCGGTGCATCCCATGGCAACATGCTTTTGGTCATACTCGGATTATTAATTAGTGTTCCCATTGTAATTTGGGGTAGTAAATGGATTTCGGCCTGGATGGTGACCTACCCTATACTTGTCTACGCTGGAGCCGCTATTCTAGCTTGGACAGCGGGAGGGATGATCATGAATGATCAGATTGTTGGGACTTATCTAAGACATCTTTCTGAGTTGACTAACTTCATAGTTCCTCTTGTAATTACAGCTATAGTATTGCTGGTAGGTAAGCTTAGGACCAAAAATTAGTTTAAAGTAAATAAACAGGATTAAGTCCTGCAGGGTGTTAGAACCCTGCAGGACATTTTTAGTATCTGAGAGTTAACGAAATCTTTACCAATAAGTAACAATAGGAGGAAAGGAACATATTAGAATTAGGTTAGATAATTAATGGGAGGTGTATGTTATGGGACTAGAGTTTAATGACAAGGCTGGTCTTTCAAGGCGCAGATTTTTGCAAGTTTCTGCGGGCACAGCAACGGCGATGATGGTTGCTACACTACCTAATCTTTCCTGGGCCCAAGTTTTAAAAACGGAAAAGGTTGGTCTTGATCAATGTTTGAATCTAACTCCGTTAGAAATGGCTAAAAAATCGAATTTGGTTCAATCTGCTTATAGTTATATTACTGGAATTTGTGGCGAAATAAAAAAACAGGCATTACATGATCAAGTATTACAAGTCATTCATAATCCTGCCCCTACATTTATGGAAAGATATACTACTAGTGATGCACGAAGGATGTTGTGGGGAAAATTGGTTGCTGCTAATTATGTAAGTGATACGATTGGAGTAACGGATTTTTTACCACCTAGTGAAAATATCAAAAAAGCTTCTCAACCTTTTTTTGCTGCTCCTGGGAGCGGATATATGAGCCATCATGCCTATCCAGGTGGCTTGGCAACACACACTGCATTCAACATACGATCGTCTCTTAATGTGTATCAAGCATATTTTGAAACTTTTGACTATAAACTTGATCGAGATATTGTTATTGCAGCCCAAGCTCTGCATGATTTGCATAAGCCATGGGTCTTTCAATGGCAGGAGGATGGAACTTGTCTAAAGGAGATTACCCTTGCTGGACAGGGGGCTCACCACGTATTAGGCATTGCGGAGTCTATTTATCGCGGTTTTTCACCAGAAGTAGTTGTAGCCCAAGCTTGTGCCCACAATCATCCTGGTTCAGATAAAGACGAGGCAGAAGTAGTTGAGTGGATCAAAGCGGCTAGTATAATCGCCGATAAAGATCCTATACGAGAAGGTCTTTTGTCAGCAGATGGTAGCACATTACCGATTCCTCGTCGCCAAGAGAATTTCGTTACCCATCTAGGTGACCATGACTGGGTTTTGAGTGGACCAGCCGTTAAATGGACATTACCAGCTTTAAAAAATATTGCGAAGCAGGAATATAAAATGAGTGACCAAGAGTTAAACAGTAAAAAATTTAATTACTTTCGTAATTATGTGTTTTCTCAATTTTCGGCTATGCGGTCTTATCAAGTGCTTGTCACTCAAGGTGAGGCAGGGTTAACGTCAAAAGTTAAGGAAATGATAGATTAGAACTATCTAAAATTTACCACGCATTGCATTTTGCATTCAGGCCATACTATTTATTGTAGAGGGTTCGTAATGGTTGAGCCAAGACTGGTGCCGGATCTTACAAGGTTCGGTATTGGTCGGCCAAAGATTATTGTCGGGTCGAAAGGTTCGGCAGTAGTCGGCGGGCAGATCGTTATATGTCTTGTAAGGCTGTGCGGCAGCCCAACTGTTGTCGTATGGTCAAAAGAGATGTATAACGGTCGAGCTAAGACTGTCATGGGTGCTGAAGCTATAGGGGGCGGCCGTTGTCGAGAGATTGCGACCGGTTCGGTAGGTATCTGTGGCAGTCGAGCAAAGGTCAGTATCGGTTGTGTAATGCTTGTGGGTAGTCGAAAGATTGCGTATAGGTATGTAATGATCGGTATTGGCTGTAGCGTAGATCATTACGGGCTCTTTACGTTGATTTAAATATTAAACCTAAAACTAGTTATAGTTTTAGGTTTTTTTGTGCATTGAAAGCCACGCGCTATACGGAGGTACAGATTTTTTGAATAATAAGGATTAATTTCAAAGAATTTCCGTGTGAATAAACAAGCATAATTTATAAAAAAAAAGAAGGTTTTCCGCACAATTTGTAAAAATAGATAATTGACGGCTACTAAGGGCTGTTTGAGGGGGAAATAAATTGTTACCGACAACAATGATTAGATTGTTACCGACAACAATGATTAAGCGGCTTTATCTAATTTTTATTATTATAGGTTCTATAGTTACAGTCCTCTTTGCATACTTTGTTGCTTCAAACACTAAAAATACATTAATAAGCAAGGAAAAATTGAAATTACTGACAATAACAACTGTATTGGAACAAAAGTTGCCCTTGTCTTATGAAAAAATATTAAAAAGCAAGAATGCTCTAGGCGCAACAGCGGAAGAAAAAAGAAGAATATTAAATCAATATCTTCAGCCAGTTATTGATGAGGTTGCCCAACAATATCCAGGATATAGTATAGGTTACTATTCGCCGGATTTAAATATAATTGCGCTACATCCCTTTAATTCTGAATCATTAGGTAAAGAAGCAAATGCTAAGGCATTAACGTTGTATAATACAAAAGAGATGGTAATTGACTTTTATGATAGTAGTAATTCTATGTTATCAGTATGCTATCCGCTTTTTTATGACAAAGAATTAATAGGCCATGTTTGGGCAAATGCTAAGGCCGAGGATATTGAAACAGAAATTATAGTTTCTGTTTTTAAAAGCGTAGTTGTTGTATTACTTTTTTTTATAATTGTAGCAGGGATAATGAAGTGGGTTTTTATAAAAATGGATAGTGGATTGAAAATACTAGTAGAACAAATTGAAGCAGGAGAAAGTAACCCGCAAAAACTTCGCAATTTTCCTCGATTAATACCAATAATTAAAATCATAGACGAATTAAGAGAAAAAGAAGCAAGGAATTTATGGGAAAATGAAAAAATTAAAGAAAAAAATATCAGATTAGAGCGTCTTAATCTGATCTCGAAGATAGCGTGTGGAGTGGCACATGAAATCCGTAACCCACTACAGGTTGTTATGGGCTATTTACAATTTATGTCTTCAAAAGCCGAAGAAAAAAAGAAAGATCAATTTTCTGTACTATTAGAGGAGCTCGATCATATAAATAAGCTAATAACGGATTTTTTATTTTTAGCTCGTGATAAGCGAGTGGAAAAAGAGGTAGTCCAACTCAATGATATAATACACGACAGCCTTTTGCTGATTAACCCTATAGCATTCATAAAAGGAATAAATATAAATTTGAAATTAGATCGAAAATTACCAGAGCTTACCTTGGATCAAAAAGAAATAAAGCAACTCATATTCAATCTTATGCAAAATGCCATACAATCCATGGGCTGTAATGGCATTGTTACAATTACAACAGTTAGCCAATTAGAAAAGGTTCAACTGTATATTTCTGATACTGGCAGTGGCATATGTAAAGAGCATTTAGAAAATATTTTTGACCCTTTTTTTACTACTAAAGATAACGCAACGGGACTAGGGCTTTCTGTTTGTAAAAGTATAATAGAACGGCATCAGGGTGAAATAACAGTCGAATCGAGGGAAGGAATCGGAACAATGTTTATAGTTACCTTTAAGACGAACTCTTACTAACATCATAGCTGGATGACGTTAGTAAGAGTGGTATAGGGTTAACAGACGATTAGAAGATAGGAGTCTTGAGCGACTAAGTCTTACGCTTAAAACAGCTAAAAATATACCCGTCTTGCTAACAAGGCGGGTATATTTTTAGCTGTTTTAAAAGTTCGATATAGTTGGTGAGATAGGAGCATTGCTAAAGAAAATCATATAGGGTGTTAGGTTCTATTTGTCACAGTCTACGAATGGTGATACTATAATGAAATGGGCATATGTAATATTAATTTGTTGTGAGTTAGGATAGAAGAAAATTAAAGATATGCAGGTGTTACATGGAAATTTGGAGAAAAAATTTATGGGCTTGTTGGTTTGCCGTCTTTATTGTGTCATCGGGAATGAGCCAGATGGCCCCCATATTGCCTCTTTATATTGATCACCTTGGTATCCATGATGCGGCGTCAATTGCCAAGTGGTCCGGAATTGTTTATGGCAGTAATTTTATTAGTTTAGCTATATTTTCTCCTATTTGGGGGAAATTCGCAGATAAGTATGGACGAAAATCTATGATTCTACGAGCGAGTCTTTGGTTATCCATTATCATGACAAGTATGGGATTTGCGGAAAATGTATATCAACTGACAGGATTGCGTATGCTGCAAGGTGCCCTTTCCGGTTTTCAATCGGCAGTTGTTACTCTAGTTGCTACGCAAACGCCAAAAGAACGAGTTGGATGGGCTTTGGGCGTTATTTTCAGTGGACAAGTGGGTGGTACTTTGCTAGGACCATTATTCGGAGGATACTTAGCAGAGGTAATTGGGTTTCGAGAAGAATTTATATTCATAGGGGTAATGTGCTTGATTGCCTTTATTGCATCTTTCTTCTTGGTTAAAGAAGAAAAATCGATTGAAAAGCAAGAAGTCCTGAATTTCAATCAAGTTTGGAACTGCCTTCCTAATCCGAAAGTAATGATATGTTTGTTCATAACCACCCTTGTGTTGCAGTTAGGCCTTATGTCAATACAACCGATTATAACCGTTTATATTACCCAGTTAACTTCAGATATGTCTCATATTGCTCTTATTTCAGGCGCAGTCTTTGCTGCTTCAGGACTTGCGAGTATACTAGCGGCTTCCAGGTTGGGAAAACTTTCGGATAAAATTGGACCGCAAAAGGTACTATTAGCAGCATTGATTATGGCGGGAATACTTTTTATCCCGCAAGCGTTTGTACAGTACTCTTGGCAGCTGGGGATACTGCGGTTTTTGCTAGGAATCGCTACAGCAGGGCTGTTGCCCTCCATTAATAGTCTTATTAAACAAAGTACATCAGATGCAATTGCTGGTCGCGCTTTTGGCTATAACCAGTCTGCCCAGTTTTTAGGTATGTTTTTAGGTTCCATTCTCGGTGGTCAAATAGCTGCCGCTTTTGGCATTCGGTATGTATTTTTCTTTACAGGTGCATTATTTTTGATAAATGCTTTATGGGTGTACCATTCCATTTATAAAGAAAAGATTCAATGTTTGCCACTTAAAAAGTAGTTTGTTAAAATTATAATCCTATGATAGAAGCCATGCCCAGTAAGGCTATAATAATACCTGCTGATTTGTTAATGAGGACTATGATGGGTGGGGTTACTTTGCTGCGAAAATGACATACAATACTAGTGAGAGCAATCCACCAAAGAGATGAGCCAATAAAAACCCCTAAAGCCGCTAGAAATGTTGTAAATAGATCTGTCACAAGAACTGCAATGCCAAAGGATGAAAAAGCAGCGATAAAAGTAAAGATAGTAACAGGATTGGTTAGTGTAAGGAGGTAAGCTGCTGCAAATTGATTGTAAAGGTTACGATTGCATCTCTTATTTTTGTCGTCAGGCGTGGGGGCAGCACGAAATGTTAGAAATCCAAGGTAAATAATGAATAGTCCTCCTCCCCAGCGAAAGGCTACATCGTACTGATGAATAAAGGCAGTTAGAACACTGAGTCCTGCCGCCGCAGCAGAACCATATACTACATCGGCTAATGCGGCTCCCATTCCGATAGCAAGTCCAGATATACGCCCTTCATTTAAGGTGTAGCGGATGCAAATTAAATTGACCGGTCCAATAGGAGCGGCAAGTAGAAAACCACTAATGATACATTTAATAAGAAGAATAGAATTCATATACCTTCTCCTATAAAATAATCTACTATCAGTGTCGGCAAAAAGCCTTGCAGATATACTTTTAGAATGCATAAGGGCTAACGGTTCGGACATAATGAAAAAAAGACGATAAAATGAGATTTTATCCAGGCTATAATTAGGAGAAGATTTATGATTGCAGAAGTTATTGACAAAACACTACGGCGTTTTGAAGAACGTAACTGTCAGCCGGCAGTGGTCAAAAGGGCCGGTAATTTTTTGCGTAATATGATGGAACATGGACTAAAGCCAGAGTTAATTGTTGCCATTCAAGAGCGGCGACTGCGCAATGTTATAGAATATGTGTATGCACATTCACCCTTTTATCAGCGTATGTTTAAACAATGTAAGGTACGTCCTGAAGATATAAGGACAGCTGGTGATTTACATAAGCTTGCCTTTACCACTGCAAATGATATAAGGCAATGGCAGGATTTTCTTTGTGTGCCAGAAGAAAAAATGTCTGCTGTGTTTACTACTTCAGGTACAACCGGTGAACCAAAAAGAATGTATTATACCTACCGTGAAATGCAGACATTATCCAATCTTTATGGCGCGGCAATTCGTGTTGTGCATACAGGAAGACTTGTTGCTTTGATTGCTCTGCCTATCGGGCATGGTCTGTGGATTGGCGGTGCCAGTGTACAGCGTGCGGTGGAACGTGCAGGTGGGTTACCATTAAATGTTGGTGCTGACAACCCGAAGGAAACCATTAAATGGATGCAGCGCTTTTCACCTAACTTTATTTTTTCTTCTCCGTCCTATATGACAGCCTTGACTCGTGAGGCGCAAGAAATAGGTTATCACTACCCCCTTGATAAAATTATACTCGTTGGTGAATTATTGACTTCAGCGCATAAAGAATTATTTACTGGATATTGGGGTGCAGCTGTTTTTGATAGTTACGGTTCGACGGAAATTGGCAGTGCCCAAACCATTGCTCTGCCAGAATGCAGTGCCTTTCACCTGAATGATCTGCATCTTATCACAGAAATAATTGATCCGATCACTGGTTTACCCGCGGAGGAAGGGGAATTAGTGTTTACCACCATCCGCAGGGAGGGTATGCCATTAATTCGTTATCGATCTGGAGATAAGGCAAGCTGGGCGGAATGTAAATGCTGGCTGCCGCTTAGGGCTATTAAGATTAAAGGACGTACTGACGACATGATAGTTGCAGGCGATATGAACCTTTATGGACGTGTAATCGCTGATGCGATAAGTAAGGTCTCTGATGCTACTGGTCGAATTAAATTGACAGTGGCTAAAGAAGGGCTTGGCGATAAAATGACGATTACAGTAGAAGGTAAACCAAGCAAAGAATCGGTGCATAAGGCATTAATAACGGCATATCCTGAGTTAACGATTAATACACAAAATGGAAATTTGAAATTGATTATTGAAACGTCACTGGAGCTTGACTCCCAAATTAAAGATGTAAAAATAATGGATTTACGCTAGTTTCTTTGCGGGCTAGCGCTTAAATATAAGGAGGGTATTACTATGAGTAAAAGTAAGTGCCGTTGTGGTAGTACTATCTTTGAGACGGTAGATATTACGCCATTTGGCATGGAGGACAAACGATTTTTTACTCGATGTTCTAAATGTGGTCTTGTAGTAGTTGGTTCTAATGATCCATCCGAAAGGAAAAGTGATTCAAAATGCTCCATACTACATTTTGTACGTAATAAATAAAAAAATTGTGAGAGCCTTCGGCTCTTTTAAAAAAAGATAAGAAAAGACTTGGCTTGTGCCAAGTCCTCGGACGCAAGCAGAAGCTTTAGTCGTTCTTACTTGGAATCAAGAAAGTGTATACTTTCTGATTTCGTAAAATAAAAACTAAGATTTAGGTAGAATTTCGCTCCACCTAAATCTTAGTTTTCTTTATAAAAATCGATCCGGGAATTGTTTTACAATGCCATTGGCGAAGATGTCTGCCATAAGTAAAGCCTCTTCTTCAATTTGATCAAAGATTGCGATACTCTTTGTATAATCTTTGTCAATCATTGCAACGGCTTCTGATTTGGTTAATGACAAATGTTTATACCACATTTGTCTCATACATTTCTTAGTCCAATAGGGATTGATGTGAGCTAGAAAGCAAACAATGTTATCAGCATTGGCATACCATCGTTTCTCGGCATCTTCTGCTGCTTGGCTTTGACCCGCTTTAGCAGCTTTGACGAGTTCAGCCGCGATAACCAGATGGTCCGTAATTAAACTACAAAATTCATAGGCTGCTCTATGACCATAAAAGTGCTTAAAAACCATTCCAAAATCCTTGGCATTACGCAGGAGCCGCTTGGTAGTTGCTTCTTCATCAGGTAATTCATTTACAATGCTTATGATTGTCATTCTTGTCCAATACACATGTTGTTCCCAAAGCAGACGCATACAATCTCTTAAATCAATCTCCGCTTTACTAAAGCACTCTTGATAAGAATCCATATCGTCATAGTCATCTTCACAGGTAAAGGATTCGTCCCAATCGGATTTCTTGATCATATTGGCTTACCCCCTTTTTCCGAATATCAATACATAATATGCACAAATTAGTGATTAGGGGAGTAATAAGTAAAAAGACAGCAATAAAGTCTATATTGCTGATATAGAACTTTGTTGCTGTTTCATACTTTCTATTGTTTTTACCAATAATGAAAAAGTAAGCCGAGAATCAAGGAGAAACCAAAAAGAGTGTTGGTTTGCGCTGTTGCCACCATGGCAGGTGCTAGGGATTCTGGCGTACTATTTTTTTGAAACCCTCGAGAAGCTTGGATCGCTTTAGGTATACTGATAAAAGATAAAAGAGACCAATAAGGTAATATATTGATTGCCGCCAAGAAGATAATCCATAGGTAGGAAAAAATAAACATTCCCATTAAACAGTAGGTTGCTTTAGATCGTTTTAAGAGAATCGCGAGAGTTTGTCGACCATGGCTTTTATCGTCTTCTA
This window encodes:
- a CDS encoding AMP-binding protein; this encodes MIAEVIDKTLRRFEERNCQPAVVKRAGNFLRNMMEHGLKPELIVAIQERRLRNVIEYVYAHSPFYQRMFKQCKVRPEDIRTAGDLHKLAFTTANDIRQWQDFLCVPEEKMSAVFTTSGTTGEPKRMYYTYREMQTLSNLYGAAIRVVHTGRLVALIALPIGHGLWIGGASVQRAVERAGGLPLNVGADNPKETIKWMQRFSPNFIFSSPSYMTALTREAQEIGYHYPLDKIILVGELLTSAHKELFTGYWGAAVFDSYGSTEIGSAQTIALPECSAFHLNDLHLITEIIDPITGLPAEEGELVFTTIRREGMPLIRYRSGDKASWAECKCWLPLRAIKIKGRTDDMIVAGDMNLYGRVIADAISKVSDATGRIKLTVAKEGLGDKMTITVEGKPSKESVHKALITAYPELTINTQNGNLKLIIETSLELDSQIKDVKIMDLR
- a CDS encoding TerC family protein — protein: MFTNMFGAEFFTALLSIIAIDIVLAGDNAVVIALASRKLPEEQRNKAIYWGTFGAIIIRALMTIVALWLLRIPYLQALGGILLIPVAIKLVKQEDSHENISASTSLAGAIQTIIVADAIMGIDNVIAVAGASHGNMLLVILGLLISVPIVIWGSKWISAWMVTYPILVYAGAAILAWTAGGMIMNDQIVGTYLRHLSELTNFIVPLVITAIVLLVGKLRTKN
- a CDS encoding secondary thiamine-phosphate synthase enzyme YjbQ, whose product is MLKEFSIQTPSEGFVTITKQVAQIVEQCHGEKSLCHVFVPHTTAGVTINENADPDVVKDMLLALNHMVPDLAYQHGEGNSPAHVKASLIGSSVSIPIMNGTLYLGTWQGIYFCEFDGPRQRKFCVNIL
- a CDS encoding multidrug efflux MFS transporter; this translates as MEIWRKNLWACWFAVFIVSSGMSQMAPILPLYIDHLGIHDAASIAKWSGIVYGSNFISLAIFSPIWGKFADKYGRKSMILRASLWLSIIMTSMGFAENVYQLTGLRMLQGALSGFQSAVVTLVATQTPKERVGWALGVIFSGQVGGTLLGPLFGGYLAEVIGFREEFIFIGVMCLIAFIASFFLVKEEKSIEKQEVLNFNQVWNCLPNPKVMICLFITTLVLQLGLMSIQPIITVYITQLTSDMSHIALISGAVFAASGLASILAASRLGKLSDKIGPQKVLLAALIMAGILFIPQAFVQYSWQLGILRFLLGIATAGLLPSINSLIKQSTSDAIAGRAFGYNQSAQFLGMFLGSILGGQIAAAFGIRYVFFFTGALFLINALWVYHSIYKEKIQCLPLKK
- a CDS encoding ATP-binding protein, which gives rise to MLPTTMIRLLPTTMIKRLYLIFIIIGSIVTVLFAYFVASNTKNTLISKEKLKLLTITTVLEQKLPLSYEKILKSKNALGATAEEKRRILNQYLQPVIDEVAQQYPGYSIGYYSPDLNIIALHPFNSESLGKEANAKALTLYNTKEMVIDFYDSSNSMLSVCYPLFYDKELIGHVWANAKAEDIETEIIVSVFKSVVVVLLFFIIVAGIMKWVFIKMDSGLKILVEQIEAGESNPQKLRNFPRLIPIIKIIDELREKEARNLWENEKIKEKNIRLERLNLISKIACGVAHEIRNPLQVVMGYLQFMSSKAEEKKKDQFSVLLEELDHINKLITDFLFLARDKRVEKEVVQLNDIIHDSLLLINPIAFIKGININLKLDRKLPELTLDQKEIKQLIFNLMQNAIQSMGCNGIVTITTVSQLEKVQLYISDTGSGICKEHLENIFDPFFTTKDNATGLGLSVCKSIIERHQGEITVESREGIGTMFIVTFKTNSY
- a CDS encoding LysE family transporter, with product MNSILLIKCIISGFLLAAPIGPVNLICIRYTLNEGRISGLAIGMGAALADVVYGSAAAAGLSVLTAFIHQYDVAFRWGGGLFIIYLGFLTFRAAPTPDDKNKRCNRNLYNQFAAAYLLTLTNPVTIFTFIAAFSSFGIAVLVTDLFTTFLAALGVFIGSSLWWIALTSIVCHFRSKVTPPIIVLINKSAGIIIALLGMASIIGL
- a CDS encoding twin-arginine translocation signal domain-containing protein, with protein sequence MGLEFNDKAGLSRRRFLQVSAGTATAMMVATLPNLSWAQVLKTEKVGLDQCLNLTPLEMAKKSNLVQSAYSYITGICGEIKKQALHDQVLQVIHNPAPTFMERYTTSDARRMLWGKLVAANYVSDTIGVTDFLPPSENIKKASQPFFAAPGSGYMSHHAYPGGLATHTAFNIRSSLNVYQAYFETFDYKLDRDIVIAAQALHDLHKPWVFQWQEDGTCLKEITLAGQGAHHVLGIAESIYRGFSPEVVVAQACAHNHPGSDKDEAEVVEWIKAASIIADKDPIREGLLSADGSTLPIPRRQENFVTHLGDHDWVLSGPAVKWTLPALKNIAKQEYKMSDQELNSKKFNYFRNYVFSQFSAMRSYQVLVTQGEAGLTSKVKEMID